Proteins found in one Paenibacillus wynnii genomic segment:
- a CDS encoding phage tail tube protein yields the protein MERELIGRNLSVQDDNGDTIQTIKEIEVILKPETLDIIRARKMSKTKQIVGYEITVKLVMSKLESQLRYRLLQDFKAGKTMFLERITGSLQDMQTGNVERVMISGVHIHDDMDLLVAKIDDNNGIDITLSGTANDFDFIEQFPGYMA from the coding sequence ATGGAACGCGAACTGATTGGCCGTAACTTATCCGTTCAGGATGACAACGGTGATACAATACAGACCATCAAAGAGATTGAGGTCATTTTGAAGCCGGAGACGTTGGATATTATCCGCGCGCGAAAGATGTCCAAGACGAAGCAGATCGTTGGGTATGAAATCACTGTGAAACTGGTGATGTCAAAGCTGGAGTCTCAGCTACGTTATCGGCTGCTGCAAGATTTTAAAGCGGGTAAGACCATGTTCCTGGAACGCATTACCGGCTCTCTTCAGGATATGCAGACCGGTAACGTGGAGCGGGTGATGATTAGCGGCGTGCATATTCATGATGATATGGATCTTCTGGTTGCTAAGATCGACGATAATAACGGGATTGATATTACACTGTCAGGTACCGCAAATGATTTTGATTTCATTGAGCAGTTCCCTGGTTATATGGCGTAA
- a CDS encoding phage tail sheath subtilisin-like domain-containing protein — MSIQRSRPGAYVELQAVAKSRVLSVSGRVLVPYQAEWGLPNKAVDMTDQSERFKESGLLVDELELAAENGATVVGYRVTNGNEVAASVAVASSYTIEARYPGTRGNDFEYMIRASLVDAAKKEILIRDVKGIYDTETFLVADKAEAVEALKKSNMVRFKDTGATALADVAYTKLIGGVSGTAAITAANWSGIFNRIDGLVFDVVYLPSSDAAVQAAAKQWLLDRRSKARKLAQMVVVGAAVSDDDIEAHNTRSRAMNARFIINCSLAGEHTNGKSYDSLQWGAWVAGLAAGTPANKSFTGVKVPMAEAKVDWSHSEVLKGLAEGTLMATRDGYDYIIESGVNTLTTLGAGEREDFGKIRVSMTIDQLLNDIYSAGKVNKAKLDNDKDGRGLFIAAVVSYLKTRAQQKAISSEFTFTEHPTKVSDADYAYFSLSAKPLDAIEIFNIDWEVA, encoded by the coding sequence ATGTCGATACAACGGAGTAGACCCGGCGCCTATGTGGAGCTGCAGGCGGTTGCGAAGTCACGCGTCCTGTCGGTTTCCGGCCGTGTGCTGGTGCCATATCAGGCGGAGTGGGGCTTGCCGAACAAAGCTGTGGATATGACGGATCAGTCGGAACGATTCAAGGAATCCGGATTGCTGGTAGACGAATTGGAGCTGGCAGCGGAGAACGGGGCGACCGTTGTCGGGTACCGCGTTACCAATGGCAATGAGGTGGCAGCTTCCGTTGCAGTGGCCAGCAGCTACACAATTGAGGCCCGTTATCCCGGAACGCGGGGGAACGATTTCGAATATATGATTCGAGCCAGCCTGGTGGACGCCGCAAAGAAAGAGATCTTGATCCGGGACGTGAAAGGAATTTATGATACTGAGACCTTCCTTGTAGCTGATAAAGCGGAAGCTGTCGAAGCTCTTAAAAAGTCCAACATGGTTCGGTTCAAAGATACCGGTGCAACGGCGCTGGCCGATGTCGCATATACCAAACTGATCGGGGGAGTGTCGGGTACTGCAGCCATCACAGCAGCTAATTGGAGCGGCATCTTTAACCGAATTGACGGTTTGGTGTTTGATGTTGTGTATTTGCCTTCGTCTGACGCTGCTGTTCAGGCAGCCGCCAAGCAGTGGCTGCTAGATCGTCGCAGCAAGGCTCGTAAGTTGGCACAGATGGTTGTTGTTGGGGCAGCAGTTTCCGACGATGATATCGAGGCTCACAATACCCGGAGCCGTGCCATGAATGCTCGCTTTATCATTAACTGCTCTTTGGCCGGGGAGCATACCAACGGCAAAAGTTATGACTCCTTGCAGTGGGGTGCTTGGGTGGCTGGGTTGGCAGCAGGTACACCAGCGAATAAATCCTTCACCGGGGTAAAAGTGCCGATGGCAGAGGCGAAGGTAGACTGGAGCCATAGTGAGGTTCTGAAAGGCCTCGCGGAAGGAACTCTTATGGCCACTCGTGATGGGTATGACTACATCATTGAGTCTGGGGTGAATACTCTTACCACACTGGGTGCCGGGGAACGGGAGGACTTTGGAAAGATTCGTGTGTCTATGACGATCGATCAGTTGCTGAATGATATTTATAGCGCCGGCAAGGTGAATAAGGCCAAGCTGGATAATGATAAGGATGGCCGGGGGTTATTTATCGCTGCGGTTGTCAGTTACCTGAAGACTCGCGCTCAGCAAAAAGCGATTAGTTCTGAATTCACTTTTACGGAGCATCCAACGAAGGTTAGCGATGCGGATTATGCCTACTTCTCTTTGTCCGCTAAACCTCTTGATGCGATTGAAATATTTAATATTGACTGGGAGGTGGCGTAG
- a CDS encoding HK97 gp10 family phage protein: protein MHDFDGLAKKFKKLSDEGVNQILRNIAEAVGETLLNLIIDEVDKQDLIDTGTMWNSFTRGEDGNVWEWDVDRNSISIEVGSNLPYARHLNDGYTIHNAHFVPGYWATNGTFVYDPRAKSGFMAKPRSFIGRHYFDIAVKELEGGMNALIMKRLEKELGRMLS from the coding sequence ATGCATGACTTTGACGGCCTGGCTAAGAAGTTCAAGAAGTTGAGTGACGAAGGTGTGAATCAGATCCTCCGGAACATTGCGGAAGCGGTAGGAGAGACGCTGCTGAACTTGATCATTGATGAAGTTGATAAGCAGGACCTCATTGATACCGGTACAATGTGGAACTCTTTTACCCGCGGGGAAGACGGAAATGTATGGGAGTGGGACGTTGATAGGAATTCCATTTCGATCGAAGTGGGTTCAAACCTTCCTTATGCGCGTCATCTTAATGACGGTTACACCATCCACAATGCGCACTTTGTTCCCGGGTATTGGGCAACGAATGGCACATTTGTCTATGACCCTCGCGCGAAGTCCGGATTTATGGCAAAGCCGCGTTCATTCATTGGCCGGCATTACTTTGATATTGCTGTAAAGGAGCTGGAAGGCGGGATGAATGCTTTGATCATGAAACGGCTGGAGAAAGAGCTCGGGAGGATGCTGTCATGA
- a CDS encoding DUF3199 family protein, with product MLTTTLLKSRSRVSAVQEATPEQLEQYIDDAQTRIELYLPVAFPEVADKQLMLAWVKLAESLALQDSEEYLASVARGYSAESDGAWTYTRQAVEGKTTGNADVDSILFLWVKKQQAGPDDGNITAYLL from the coding sequence ATGCTAACAACGACACTCCTTAAGAGTCGCAGCCGTGTCAGCGCTGTACAGGAGGCCACTCCCGAGCAATTGGAACAGTATATTGATGATGCTCAGACTCGTATCGAGTTGTATTTGCCCGTTGCTTTCCCAGAAGTAGCAGACAAGCAGCTCATGCTGGCCTGGGTGAAGCTGGCGGAATCTCTGGCCCTGCAAGACAGTGAGGAATACCTGGCTTCCGTTGCCCGCGGTTATTCAGCGGAAAGTGACGGTGCCTGGACATACACACGGCAGGCAGTGGAAGGGAAGACCACCGGAAACGCCGATGTGGATTCTATTCTCTTTCTGTGGGTCAAGAAACAGCAGGCAGGGCCGGATGATGGGAACATTACGGCCTATTTGTTATGA
- a CDS encoding Rho termination factor N-terminal domain-containing protein yields MAYVTYRGKNASLRLHSIRFEPVLPILVESESVLKHFRNLSDFEVQEEKVIPLEDLSVVQLKDKAKVAGIEGFSDLKKPELLAALKALEGKGQLDANNDTP; encoded by the coding sequence ATGGCGTACGTCACTTACAGAGGGAAGAACGCCTCCCTGCGGCTGCATAGTATCCGGTTTGAACCTGTCTTACCGATCCTCGTAGAGAGTGAGTCTGTCCTGAAGCATTTTCGTAATCTCTCAGATTTCGAAGTTCAGGAGGAGAAGGTGATTCCCTTAGAGGACCTATCGGTGGTACAGCTGAAGGACAAAGCGAAGGTAGCGGGCATTGAGGGATTCAGTGACTTGAAGAAACCGGAATTATTGGCCGCACTGAAGGCGCTGGAAGGCAAAGGACAGCTGGATGCTAACAACGACACTCCTTAA
- a CDS encoding xkdg, with protein MRTNGNIASASIQKSTIVTPMDQNALNYQEVEAFTDMAYEANGFLKGIRHENRKSSKGTIDKVGVRGRNMRSKKENVMASNTPGLTFPQIPYSVEPVVLPFDITEEFIRQTQRVRGQNAEEVIMRAMANNYGENMQDIGFNGDIDTLNTDPDYEFLSMNDGWLKKARTTGHYLDWATLTAAEKLGILFEVERAIPTRHRASGVFKYFMHPNTFSKRLQKLAEKDTSASIQLQITGGVKKVNAYDVEDVWSMPEGAILFTYQPNFVMVHTYDMQIRKTTEGKEAIWTDKRFYAIHSDYDSIFEEPQALAYVEGVEF; from the coding sequence ATGAGAACAAACGGTAATATCGCCAGTGCCAGCATCCAGAAATCTACCATCGTTACACCGATGGATCAGAATGCTTTAAATTATCAGGAAGTCGAAGCCTTTACCGATATGGCATATGAAGCCAACGGCTTCCTTAAAGGTATTCGTCATGAAAACCGGAAGAGTTCCAAAGGGACCATCGACAAAGTAGGTGTACGGGGCCGGAACATGCGCAGTAAAAAAGAGAATGTTATGGCATCCAACACACCGGGACTGACCTTTCCACAGATTCCATATTCGGTGGAGCCAGTGGTGCTACCTTTTGACATTACCGAAGAATTTATTCGGCAGACTCAACGGGTTCGCGGACAAAATGCTGAAGAAGTCATCATGCGGGCTATGGCAAACAATTACGGCGAGAATATGCAGGATATCGGGTTTAATGGTGACATTGATACCCTGAACACTGACCCTGATTATGAGTTCTTGTCCATGAATGACGGTTGGTTAAAAAAGGCACGAACCACCGGTCATTACTTGGACTGGGCCACTCTAACGGCTGCTGAGAAATTAGGGATTTTGTTTGAGGTAGAACGTGCAATTCCAACTCGTCACCGTGCTAGTGGTGTATTTAAATACTTTATGCATCCTAACACCTTCAGCAAGCGGCTTCAGAAGTTGGCAGAAAAGGACACTAGCGCTTCGATACAACTTCAGATCACTGGTGGTGTCAAGAAAGTTAATGCCTATGATGTCGAGGATGTATGGAGTATGCCGGAAGGAGCCATTCTCTTTACTTATCAGCCGAATTTTGTGATGGTCCATACCTATGATATGCAGATTCGTAAGACAACTGAAGGCAAGGAAGCGATCTGGACTGATAAGCGCTTTTACGCAATCCATTCTGATTATGATTCGATTTTCGAAGAGCCGCAAGCTCTGGCTTATGTGGAAGGGGTGGAGTTTTAA
- a CDS encoding XkdF-like putative serine protease domain-containing protein, which yields MTFKLKDAKITHISLVDKGANGVPFAIIKAQKANKAGVIQKQVQIAKIDDDKLIVKGVVYQPDVADAHDDQMDEVEIEKAAHLFMEKQHTYNIDKQHDLEADKGFVIESYIAPCDMTLGDQQIVKGSWVAAVKVTDDDTWEAIKKGEITGFSMWGVGKREEIGEEEEVSKGILSRIAKALGLIEKGAVADKYHKNRKNREFWAAQDALNSVLFNWDSWQSGLETDPEAIREALQDFVDIAEDVLTKEDIIKAIGKPPEQIAKAGKKISAGNLKHIDEAIAALTELKNKTAPVEEEPKEEYDLKAEDIAKAVTAALAPIAKQVEGLTAEIAELKKEEGVEGEQPAGGVAPAATAEETAITDAITKALAPLSEQMQTLAADVQMVKNSRGASAQGDEEEIQKSGSAVSFGRFL from the coding sequence ATGACTTTCAAACTGAAGGACGCAAAGATTACGCACATTTCCCTAGTGGACAAGGGAGCCAACGGCGTACCCTTTGCTATCATCAAGGCTCAGAAAGCCAACAAAGCCGGTGTTATTCAAAAGCAGGTCCAGATCGCCAAGATTGACGATGATAAGCTGATCGTTAAGGGCGTGGTGTACCAGCCGGATGTGGCAGACGCACATGACGATCAAATGGACGAAGTCGAGATCGAGAAGGCAGCCCATCTCTTCATGGAGAAGCAGCACACCTACAACATCGACAAGCAGCACGATCTCGAAGCCGACAAGGGATTTGTCATTGAGTCGTACATCGCTCCTTGCGACATGACGCTTGGTGATCAGCAGATCGTGAAGGGCTCCTGGGTGGCGGCCGTGAAAGTGACGGACGACGACACCTGGGAAGCCATCAAGAAAGGCGAGATCACCGGCTTCAGTATGTGGGGTGTCGGGAAGCGGGAAGAGATCGGGGAGGAAGAGGAGGTATCCAAGGGAATCTTGAGCCGGATAGCCAAAGCGCTGGGCCTGATCGAGAAGGGCGCGGTCGCTGACAAATACCATAAGAACCGGAAGAACCGAGAATTTTGGGCGGCGCAGGATGCCCTCAACTCGGTTCTTTTTAATTGGGACAGCTGGCAGAGCGGCCTGGAAACCGATCCGGAGGCCATCCGGGAGGCGCTACAGGACTTTGTTGATATTGCCGAGGATGTGCTGACCAAGGAAGACATCATCAAAGCCATCGGCAAGCCGCCGGAGCAGATAGCAAAGGCCGGGAAGAAAATATCAGCCGGAAACTTGAAGCATATAGATGAGGCGATTGCAGCTTTAACTGAATTGAAAAATAAAACGGCTCCCGTAGAGGAGGAGCCAAAGGAGGAATACGATTTGAAAGCTGAAGATATCGCCAAGGCTGTAACGGCCGCACTGGCTCCAATCGCTAAGCAGGTAGAAGGCCTTACAGCAGAGATTGCGGAGCTGAAAAAAGAGGAAGGTGTCGAGGGAGAGCAACCTGCAGGCGGTGTCGCTCCGGCTGCGACTGCAGAAGAAACGGCAATCACAGATGCCATTACCAAGGCTCTTGCACCGCTGAGTGAGCAGATGCAGACGCTGGCAGCTGATGTGCAAATGGTAAAAAATAGCCGCGGTGCTTCCGCGCAGGGTGATGAAGAAGAGATCCAAAAGTCAGGTAGCGCCGTAAGTTTCGGACGCTTCTTGTAA
- a CDS encoding phage minor head protein: MCKECWERIAKADDTEFLDSLELTNAERVVLEELYKQGENLIVEILELQGKALHDAIEELSEDLLIDIGELGKVLVSVQNGDLFTIQFEQAVYDAFTPLYHLAGESELSVLSNEKTWSTKNKAASRFAKNLQKLVPDMNGTSKDTMTRAFQKAIKEGKTPSDRALLVREISAAAAKGDAGPFTMERAITVSRTMSTAAANGGKLEGWKQSEVVNGKKWRSSKGDRTRKSHKKANGQVRALDEPFEVGKSKLMFPGDPAGRPEEIIRCRCTMQAIME, encoded by the coding sequence ATGTGTAAGGAATGCTGGGAGCGGATCGCTAAAGCGGATGATACTGAGTTTCTGGACAGTCTGGAGCTGACAAATGCGGAACGGGTCGTGCTGGAGGAGCTATATAAGCAGGGAGAGAACCTGATTGTCGAGATTCTTGAACTGCAGGGGAAGGCCCTGCATGATGCCATTGAGGAATTGAGCGAGGATCTGCTGATTGATATCGGGGAGCTGGGCAAGGTACTGGTGTCCGTTCAGAACGGTGATTTGTTTACCATCCAATTCGAGCAGGCAGTATATGATGCCTTTACACCGCTGTATCACCTGGCCGGGGAATCAGAGCTCTCGGTTCTTAGTAATGAGAAAACGTGGTCCACGAAGAATAAGGCTGCTTCACGGTTTGCTAAGAACCTGCAGAAGCTTGTTCCCGATATGAATGGCACTTCTAAGGACACCATGACTCGTGCCTTTCAGAAGGCGATCAAGGAGGGCAAGACACCTTCCGATCGGGCGCTGCTGGTACGTGAGATCAGCGCAGCGGCTGCCAAAGGTGATGCAGGACCTTTTACAATGGAACGGGCCATTACAGTTTCCCGAACCATGAGCACGGCGGCTGCCAACGGCGGGAAACTGGAAGGATGGAAGCAATCGGAGGTCGTCAACGGCAAGAAGTGGCGGTCTTCAAAGGGCGATCGTACACGCAAGAGTCATAAGAAAGCAAACGGCCAGGTCAGAGCACTTGACGAGCCGTTTGAGGTTGGGAAAAGCAAACTGATGTTTCCTGGTGATCCTGCAGGACGTCCCGAGGAGATTATTCGTTGCCGTTGTACGATGCAGGCAATAATGGAATAA
- a CDS encoding phage portal protein translates to MSGEAQWFQISKAEDRHIPSSAQLPDSFENLYDQHGLLPFPPGNDPASCKLLVKNSNIIPQCIEAYRRNIAGYGIALEYIPGESDQTALEEWNRADKFLETCNLEDTPDEIISSLIEDIESSGNANVEVAWPAGSEFPTLYRINPKFVRCTRETDKVTIKRKRLIRSSKKVEEFSQDIYSRKYAMKRGQSVVWFRPFGTEGQGNQIIPLKLGNDGPYGEPRWFGNAPGVVGSREAEELNVSYFSNGRMLSMLLTVTNGRLTKQSMELLKNVKGSQSQGGILYLEALGEETGGPLDEKVEKVSIKLDKLNDLLQQDALFLEYGKDKKADILSAFRLPPILVGQSSDYNRATAQAALRFAEEQVFEPYRKWIMDEIFNKRLFPAMGIFRVRATLRGPRIIDPEDRKALLDFIADRGIMLVRDLIPIAEEVLDTTIDESKYSEEYLDTPIAQLMNSQPALTIPDTDGDDMQDRVATIAKRLLCQSHEEAEGHV, encoded by the coding sequence ATGAGCGGTGAAGCTCAGTGGTTCCAGATATCCAAAGCAGAGGACCGACATATCCCTTCCAGTGCGCAACTGCCGGATAGCTTTGAAAACCTCTACGATCAGCATGGGCTGCTGCCGTTCCCTCCAGGCAATGACCCTGCATCCTGCAAGCTGCTGGTCAAGAACAGTAACATCATCCCGCAGTGCATTGAAGCGTACAGGCGGAACATTGCGGGTTACGGTATTGCCTTGGAGTATATTCCGGGGGAGAGCGACCAGACGGCACTGGAGGAGTGGAACAGAGCTGACAAGTTTCTGGAGACCTGCAACCTGGAGGATACACCGGATGAGATCATCAGCTCTTTGATTGAGGATATTGAAAGCAGCGGGAATGCGAATGTAGAGGTCGCCTGGCCTGCAGGCAGTGAGTTCCCTACACTGTACCGGATCAATCCTAAGTTCGTGCGTTGTACCCGGGAGACAGATAAGGTGACGATTAAGCGTAAGCGGCTGATCCGGTCATCGAAGAAGGTCGAGGAGTTTTCTCAGGATATTTACTCCCGGAAGTATGCTATGAAGCGCGGGCAGTCAGTGGTATGGTTCCGGCCGTTCGGAACAGAGGGTCAAGGTAATCAGATTATCCCCCTGAAGCTGGGCAATGACGGTCCATATGGTGAACCCCGTTGGTTTGGGAATGCGCCGGGCGTGGTCGGCAGCCGAGAGGCCGAGGAGCTCAACGTTTCCTACTTCAGCAATGGCCGCATGCTGTCCATGCTACTGACCGTTACCAATGGCCGGCTGACGAAGCAATCCATGGAGCTACTTAAAAACGTTAAGGGTTCACAATCTCAGGGTGGCATTCTCTATTTAGAAGCCTTGGGGGAAGAGACCGGCGGGCCACTAGATGAAAAGGTCGAGAAGGTATCCATTAAGCTGGATAAGCTAAACGATCTACTTCAGCAGGATGCGCTCTTTCTAGAATACGGAAAGGACAAAAAAGCCGATATCCTATCTGCGTTCCGTCTGCCACCAATTCTGGTCGGACAGAGCTCCGATTACAACCGCGCCACAGCTCAGGCCGCCCTACGATTTGCAGAGGAGCAGGTCTTTGAACCGTATCGCAAGTGGATCATGGATGAGATATTCAACAAACGTTTATTCCCGGCCATGGGTATCTTCCGCGTGCGGGCGACCTTGCGAGGGCCGCGCATCATCGATCCCGAAGACCGCAAGGCACTTCTAGACTTTATCGCAGACCGAGGCATCATGCTGGTCCGGGATCTGATTCCGATAGCCGAGGAAGTTCTGGACACAACCATTGATGAGTCTAAATACAGCGAGGAGTACCTGGATACCCCGATTGCGCAGCTTATGAACAGCCAGCCGGCGCTGACGATTCCAGATACCGATGGGGATGATATGCAGGATCGTGTGGCTACTATTGCCAAGCGCCTGCTGTGTCAGAGCCATGAGGAGGCCGAGGGACATGTGTAA
- a CDS encoding PBSX family phage terminase large subunit, producing the protein MANLKLKPPTFKWKPFSDKQVQVLTWWMTESPHHDKDAIICDGSVRAGKTVAMSFSFIVWATETFHSEQFGLAGKTIGALRRNVVGSLKRMLASRGYQIHDNKTENVLTISRGLVSNQFFLFGGKDERSQDLIQGITLAGMFFDEVALMPKSFVDQATARCSIDGAKLWFNCNPGGPYHWFKVEWLNQLQKQNALHIHFTMEDNLSLSERVRERYRRRYTGIFYDRFIRGLWVMAEGVIFSKFEDAIHKKARDWFPAKFDRKFICIDYGANNPTAFLKYGVLGNIYYELDEYYHNIRRKGEKTNGEYADDLEAFLDGDEYAIFIDPSAKAFIIELQKRGIANIRAAVNTVLDGIQTVSNRFQRNELYICADNTNSLMELVSYVWDEKAAQRGEDKPIKQNDHTCDARRYGIHTDYLLQRVKQRKKDREERSDHDVGWV; encoded by the coding sequence ATGGCGAATCTGAAACTTAAGCCTCCCACGTTCAAGTGGAAGCCTTTTTCCGATAAGCAGGTGCAAGTGCTAACGTGGTGGATGACAGAGAGTCCTCATCATGACAAGGATGCCATTATATGTGATGGTTCCGTTCGTGCTGGCAAGACGGTGGCTATGTCGTTCAGCTTTATCGTTTGGGCGACGGAGACATTTCACAGTGAGCAATTCGGATTGGCCGGCAAGACGATAGGTGCACTAAGACGGAATGTCGTGGGATCGCTGAAAAGGATGTTAGCTAGCCGCGGTTACCAGATTCATGACAACAAGACTGAGAACGTCCTAACGATATCCAGAGGGCTGGTCAGTAACCAGTTTTTCCTCTTCGGCGGTAAGGATGAACGCTCCCAAGACTTGATTCAGGGTATTACGCTTGCAGGAATGTTTTTTGATGAGGTTGCGCTGATGCCGAAATCTTTTGTAGATCAGGCGACAGCACGCTGCTCAATTGACGGTGCAAAACTTTGGTTCAATTGCAATCCTGGAGGACCCTATCACTGGTTTAAGGTGGAGTGGTTAAACCAGCTTCAGAAGCAAAATGCGCTGCATATACATTTTACAATGGAGGACAATCTTTCACTCTCCGAGCGGGTGCGCGAACGGTATCGGCGGAGGTACACCGGGATTTTCTATGACCGTTTCATTCGAGGTCTTTGGGTTATGGCTGAAGGGGTTATCTTCTCAAAGTTCGAAGATGCCATCCATAAGAAGGCGCGGGACTGGTTCCCGGCCAAGTTTGACCGTAAGTTCATTTGTATCGACTACGGGGCCAATAACCCGACAGCGTTCCTGAAATACGGAGTCCTCGGGAACATCTATTATGAGCTGGATGAGTATTATCACAACATTCGCCGCAAGGGTGAGAAAACAAATGGCGAATACGCTGATGACCTGGAAGCCTTTCTTGACGGCGATGAGTATGCAATCTTCATTGACCCGTCAGCAAAGGCTTTTATTATTGAGTTGCAGAAGCGGGGTATTGCCAACATCCGGGCTGCTGTGAATACGGTGTTGGATGGAATTCAAACCGTGTCCAACCGGTTCCAGCGCAATGAATTATATATCTGTGCTGATAACACCAATTCCCTAATGGAGTTGGTGTCTTACGTTTGGGACGAAAAAGCGGCACAGCGGGGCGAGGACAAGCCCATTAAGCAAAATGACCATACCTGTGACGCTCGCCGCTATGGTATCCATACGGATTACCTGCTGCAGCGTGTGAAGCAGCGGAAAAAGGACAGAGAGGAGCGATCAGATCATGATGTGGGGTGGGTGTAA
- a CDS encoding phage terminase small subunit-related protein, producing the protein MARERSPERDKAKQMWLASSGMMKLKDIAAALFIGENKVRKWKSLDRWEDELKGNVPHKSKGSVPLESKGNVPHNRGAPKGNKNAVGNRGGAPPGNQNGKGNSGGMGGPVGNNKAVTTGEHETIWMDTLTEAEQQLIDQVDTNPIAQANESLYLLTIRERRMMQRIKVLIDGLSETERSVLYEMKAIKEVAEIHDEKTGITKKIPHSRNEMVESKIEEKGFRKLDDILKLEEALTRIQDKKIRAIELKGRLTDEEKRVRIEMLKHELMIKRGGAEPDEIQDDGFIDALRGRASEVWAKDGESET; encoded by the coding sequence ATGGCCAGAGAACGCAGTCCCGAAAGGGACAAAGCAAAGCAGATGTGGCTGGCGAGTAGTGGAATGATGAAGCTAAAGGACATCGCCGCTGCTCTTTTTATTGGCGAAAACAAGGTCCGAAAGTGGAAGTCACTGGACCGCTGGGAAGACGAACTCAAAGGGAACGTTCCACATAAATCCAAAGGGAGCGTTCCATTAGAAAGTAAAGGGAACGTTCCACATAACCGTGGCGCTCCTAAAGGGAACAAAAACGCTGTTGGCAATCGTGGTGGTGCTCCCCCAGGGAATCAAAACGGCAAAGGTAACAGCGGCGGTATGGGTGGGCCTGTCGGAAATAACAAGGCAGTCACCACCGGTGAACATGAAACGATCTGGATGGACACTCTTACCGAAGCCGAGCAGCAGCTCATCGATCAGGTTGACACCAATCCAATCGCCCAAGCGAATGAATCACTATACCTTCTGACCATTCGTGAACGACGTATGATGCAGCGGATAAAGGTTCTGATTGATGGTCTATCTGAAACAGAGCGAAGTGTGCTCTATGAAATGAAGGCCATTAAGGAAGTTGCAGAGATCCACGATGAGAAGACTGGCATCACGAAGAAGATTCCGCATAGCCGTAATGAAATGGTGGAATCTAAGATCGAGGAGAAGGGTTTCCGTAAGCTGGACGATATTTTGAAGCTGGAAGAGGCGCTTACCCGCATCCAGGACAAGAAGATACGGGCTATTGAGCTGAAGGGCCGCCTGACGGACGAAGAGAAACGTGTCCGAATCGAGATGCTGAAACATGAACTGATGATCAAGCGTGGCGGCGCTGAGCCTGACGAGATCCAGGACGATGGCTTTATCGATGCTTTAAGGGGAAGGGCTTCGGAGGTGTGGGCTAAAGATGGCGAATCTGAAACTTAA